From the genome of Arthrobacter alpinus, one region includes:
- the ruvX gene encoding Holliday junction resolvase RuvX produces MVRVGLATCDREGILATPVKTLSRDAKKNSDIRVVVKETRERNAVEVFVGLPRTLKGAEKASAEMARSYAALLVVAMEEAGLQVPVRLIDERLTTVSAHQALHAAGLGSREHRKVIDQVAAVGILQQAIDMQKARNANVGELVRAQKPDVRA; encoded by the coding sequence ATGGTCCGGGTTGGCCTTGCCACCTGTGACCGTGAGGGGATCCTCGCCACACCCGTCAAGACCCTCTCTCGTGATGCGAAGAAGAACAGCGACATTCGCGTGGTGGTCAAGGAAACCCGTGAGCGGAACGCCGTGGAGGTTTTCGTGGGGCTCCCGCGCACCCTCAAGGGCGCCGAAAAGGCCTCCGCGGAGATGGCCCGGAGCTATGCCGCCCTGCTGGTCGTGGCCATGGAAGAGGCTGGACTGCAGGTTCCCGTCCGCCTGATCGACGAGCGCCTGACAACGGTCAGCGCCCATCAGGCGTTACACGCGGCTGGCCTCGGGAGCAGAGAACACCGTAAAGTAATAGATCAGGTCGCCGCTGTTGGAATCTTGCAGCAGGCAATTGACATGCAGAAGGCGCGCAACGCTAACGTTGGGGAACTGGTGCGTGCCCAGAAGCCGGACGTCCGTGCGTGA
- the alaS gene encoding alanine--tRNA ligase, whose protein sequence is MKSHDIADRWITFFAGKGHTPVPSASLISSDPSLLFTVAGMVPFIPYLTAREVPPYKRATSVQKCIRTGDIDEVGKTVRHGTFFQMCGNFSFGDYFKETAIPYAWELLTSPLDQGGFGLPPERLWVTVYNEDDEALEIWRDKVGVPVERIQRIGKEDNYWSTGQPGPAGPCSEIFYDRGPEYGVEGGPVADETRYIEIWNLVFMQYQIDNVTSKTDFDVVGELPNKNIDTGLGLERLAMILQGVENMYETDQIRPVLDKAAELAAKTYTSTEDPADPHHTDDVRLRVVADHIRSSLMLISDGVTPSNEGRGYVLRRLIRRAVRAMRLLGVETAVLPELLPVSRDAMKGAYPVVETDFARIARIAYAEERSFLRTIASGTTRLEEAVKESKAANTSLSAAEAFALHDTYGFPIDLTLEMAGEAGLAVDEAGFRALMLEQRQRAQKDAKTKKSGHADLTVFHELLAKGETVFTGYTELEGQGRVRSILSSGAAVSHASTGEEVQIVLDATPFYAEAGGQAADTGLITGDGFIVEVLDVQKPIKGLSVHKAIVREGELPADALVRAAVDRERRHAAEQAHTGTHIVHAALHQILGPEALQRGSYNKAGYLRFDFAWGEGLSAATRSEIEEVANIAIRNNFRVDTKVMDLDAAKALGAMALFGENYGSEVRVVEIDGAWSRELCGGTHVDSTSRIGSLTLLGEQSVGSGNRRVEAFVGMDAFRHLAAERALVSSLSDMLKVPSNLLPERVAATLAKLKTAEKELERLRKEQLGAAAATLVGTAVDASGVRVIAHDAGEVSGADDLRGLALDLRNRLGTAPSVVAIAGASNGRPIIFIAANDAARSQAVSAGALVKLASGILGGGGGGKPDMAQGGGTDVTAIPAALVSVTDAIKNR, encoded by the coding sequence ATGAAATCGCACGACATTGCAGACCGCTGGATCACGTTCTTTGCCGGCAAGGGACACACCCCGGTGCCCTCTGCGTCGTTGATCTCCTCGGATCCGTCGCTGCTTTTCACCGTGGCCGGCATGGTGCCCTTCATTCCCTACCTCACCGCGCGTGAGGTGCCCCCCTACAAGCGTGCCACCAGCGTGCAAAAGTGCATCCGCACCGGCGACATCGACGAGGTCGGCAAGACCGTCCGGCACGGCACCTTCTTTCAGATGTGTGGCAACTTCTCCTTTGGCGACTACTTCAAGGAAACCGCCATCCCCTACGCCTGGGAACTGCTCACCAGCCCACTGGATCAGGGCGGCTTCGGCCTGCCCCCCGAGCGGCTCTGGGTCACCGTCTACAACGAAGACGACGAGGCCCTGGAGATTTGGCGCGATAAGGTAGGCGTCCCGGTGGAGCGCATCCAACGGATTGGCAAGGAAGATAACTACTGGTCCACCGGCCAGCCCGGCCCGGCCGGCCCCTGTTCGGAGATCTTTTACGACCGCGGCCCCGAGTACGGTGTGGAGGGCGGCCCCGTCGCCGACGAGACCCGGTACATTGAGATCTGGAACCTCGTGTTCATGCAGTACCAGATCGACAACGTCACCTCAAAGACCGATTTTGACGTGGTGGGTGAGCTGCCCAACAAGAACATTGACACCGGCCTCGGCCTGGAACGACTTGCCATGATCTTGCAGGGCGTTGAAAACATGTACGAGACGGACCAGATCCGCCCCGTGTTGGACAAGGCCGCCGAACTGGCCGCCAAGACGTACACTTCCACCGAGGACCCCGCCGACCCGCACCACACCGACGATGTCCGCTTGCGCGTGGTCGCCGATCACATCCGCTCCTCGCTGATGCTCATCTCCGACGGCGTCACCCCCTCCAACGAGGGCCGCGGCTATGTGTTGCGCCGCCTGATCCGCCGTGCCGTTCGTGCCATGCGCCTACTCGGGGTCGAAACGGCCGTGCTGCCTGAACTGCTGCCCGTTTCCCGTGACGCCATGAAGGGCGCCTACCCGGTGGTCGAAACCGACTTCGCCCGGATCGCGCGGATTGCGTACGCCGAGGAACGCTCCTTCCTGCGCACCATCGCCAGCGGCACCACACGCCTGGAAGAAGCCGTGAAGGAGTCCAAGGCAGCTAACACTTCTCTCTCCGCCGCGGAGGCTTTTGCCCTGCACGACACCTACGGCTTCCCGATCGATCTGACCTTGGAAATGGCGGGCGAGGCTGGACTGGCAGTCGATGAGGCCGGATTCCGCGCCCTCATGCTGGAGCAGCGTCAGCGGGCCCAGAAGGACGCCAAGACCAAGAAGAGCGGGCATGCCGACCTCACGGTATTCCACGAACTGTTAGCCAAGGGTGAGACCGTCTTCACCGGCTACACCGAACTGGAGGGGCAGGGCCGTGTGCGCTCCATCCTTTCCAGCGGTGCCGCCGTCAGCCACGCCTCCACAGGGGAGGAAGTCCAGATCGTCCTGGACGCTACCCCGTTCTACGCCGAGGCAGGCGGCCAGGCGGCGGACACGGGACTGATTACCGGCGACGGGTTCATCGTGGAAGTCTTGGATGTCCAAAAGCCCATCAAGGGCCTGAGCGTGCACAAGGCGATCGTGCGTGAGGGTGAACTGCCGGCGGACGCCTTGGTGCGTGCCGCCGTCGACCGCGAACGCCGCCATGCCGCAGAGCAGGCCCACACGGGAACTCACATTGTGCACGCCGCCCTGCACCAGATCCTGGGCCCGGAGGCGCTGCAGCGCGGCTCCTACAACAAGGCCGGCTACCTGCGCTTCGACTTCGCCTGGGGCGAGGGCCTGAGCGCCGCCACCCGTTCGGAAATTGAAGAGGTGGCCAACATTGCCATCCGCAACAACTTTCGCGTTGACACCAAGGTGATGGACCTGGACGCGGCCAAAGCCCTGGGCGCCATGGCCCTGTTCGGTGAGAACTATGGCTCCGAGGTGCGTGTTGTGGAGATCGACGGCGCCTGGTCCCGGGAGCTGTGCGGTGGCACCCATGTCGACAGCACCTCCCGGATCGGGTCCCTGACACTGCTCGGGGAGCAGTCCGTCGGCTCGGGCAACCGCCGCGTGGAGGCCTTTGTCGGCATGGACGCGTTCCGCCATCTCGCCGCCGAGCGCGCCCTGGTCTCCTCCCTCTCGGACATGCTCAAGGTCCCCTCGAACCTTCTGCCGGAGCGTGTGGCAGCCACCTTGGCCAAGTTGAAGACGGCGGAGAAGGAATTGGAGCGTCTGCGCAAGGAGCAGCTTGGCGCGGCCGCGGCCACCCTGGTCGGCACGGCGGTTGATGCCAGCGGCGTGCGTGTCATTGCGCACGACGCCGGCGAGGTCAGTGGCGCCGACGACCTCCGCGGGCTGGCCCTTGACCTGCGCAACCGGCTCGGCACTGCGCCGTCGGTCGTGGCGATCGCGGGGGCCAGCAACGGCCGACCCATCATCTTCATCGCCGCCAACGACGCCGCCCGCAGCCAGGCGGTCTCCGCAGGTGCCCTGGTGAAACTGGCGTCGGGCATCCTGGGCGGTGGTGGCGGTGGCAAGCCGGACATGGCCCAGGGGGGCGGCACGGATGTCACGGCAATTCCTGCGGCCCTGGTGTCCGTCACTGACGCCATCAAGAACCGCTGA
- a CDS encoding DUF948 domain-containing protein, protein MTGTDIAGLIAAGVFAILVALLAVPIFKLGKVFDEIRVTIKQIGDGTVPLIDEVTTTVATTNTQLTKVDDISSNISDATANISALSSLFAATLGSPLIKVAAFSYGVRQAFTGSRKPKRARRSR, encoded by the coding sequence ATGACTGGAACAGATATTGCGGGACTGATTGCGGCAGGGGTGTTCGCCATTTTGGTTGCGCTTTTGGCCGTGCCCATTTTCAAGCTCGGAAAAGTCTTTGACGAAATTCGTGTCACCATCAAGCAAATTGGTGATGGCACAGTGCCCCTCATTGACGAGGTCACCACCACTGTCGCCACCACCAACACCCAGTTGACCAAGGTCGATGACATTTCCAGCAACATTTCCGACGCCACCGCCAACATCTCCGCCTTGTCCTCGCTTTTTGCCGCCACCCTCGGCTCGCCGCTCATTAAGGTCGCTGCGTTCTCCTATGGAGTGCGCCAGGCCTTCACCGGCAGCAGAAAACCAAAGCGCGCCCGCCGCAGCCGTTAA
- the rpsD gene encoding 30S ribosomal protein S4, producing MANNTRARRQARLSRALGIALTPKAAKYLERRPYGPGEHGRARKKQDSDYAVRLREKQRLRAQYGIREAQMTRAFEEAKHTKGMTGENLVEILETRLDALVLRAGFARTTAQARQLVVHRHIMVDGARVDRPSFRVAEGQLIHVHPRSQSMTPLQLAAAGAHRDVLPAVPAYLDVKLESLQARLVRRPKRVEVPVTCEEQLVVEFYSR from the coding sequence GTGGCTAACAACACACGTGCCCGCCGGCAGGCCCGCCTTTCGCGCGCCCTCGGCATTGCTCTGACTCCGAAGGCAGCCAAGTACCTCGAGCGCCGTCCGTACGGCCCCGGTGAGCATGGTCGCGCCCGCAAGAAGCAGGACAGCGACTACGCGGTACGCTTGCGCGAAAAGCAGCGTCTGCGCGCCCAGTACGGCATCCGCGAAGCACAGATGACCCGTGCCTTCGAAGAAGCCAAGCACACCAAGGGCATGACCGGTGAGAACCTGGTTGAGATCTTGGAAACCCGTTTGGACGCCTTGGTTCTGCGTGCCGGCTTCGCCCGCACCACCGCCCAGGCTCGCCAGCTGGTTGTGCACCGACACATCATGGTTGACGGCGCCCGCGTGGACCGTCCGTCATTCCGCGTTGCCGAGGGTCAGTTGATCCACGTGCACCCGCGCAGCCAGTCCATGACGCCGTTGCAGCTGGCTGCAGCCGGCGCTCACCGCGACGTGCTCCCCGCCGTTCCGGCCTACCTTGACGTGAAGTTGGAAAGCCTCCAGGCCCGCCTGGTTCGCCGCCCGAAGCGTGTTGAGGTTCCCGTAACCTGTGAAGAGCAGCTGGTCGTTGAATTCTACTCACGCTAA
- a CDS encoding replication-associated recombination protein A produces the protein MSDLFSAFDGDDDAEDGATLSFGDSTAEGSRPRSPLAVRMRPRTLAEVVGQQHLLGPGSPLQMLAAGGNAGGPAGPASVMLWGPPGTGKTTLAHVIARGPGRKFVELSAITAGVKDVRRVMDQALTDRDLHGRTTVLFLDEIHRFNKAQQDALLPGVENRWVVLIAATTENPSFSVVSPLLSRSILLTLKPLTSEDIQGLLLRALDDTRGLDGVVALTDEALDHLVRLASGDARRALTTLEAAAGVALSEDAAAGPHDGGAPVLVDLAIAERAIDAAAVRYDRAGDQHYDIISAFIKSVRGSDVDAALHYLARMLEAGEDPRFISRRIMISAAEDVGMADPTALQTAVAAAQAVALIGMPEARIILAEAVVHVATAPKSNAAYNGINAAIADVRAGKGTMVPAPLRDAHYAGSAGLGHGKGYIYSHDSPHSIATQQYPPDDLVGKNYYVPTVNGVERDLGVRVERLRSIIRGTGPVK, from the coding sequence GTGAGTGACCTTTTTAGTGCCTTTGACGGCGACGACGACGCCGAGGACGGCGCAACTCTCTCCTTTGGTGATTCGACGGCTGAGGGTTCGCGCCCGCGCAGCCCCCTCGCCGTTCGAATGCGCCCGCGCACCCTGGCGGAAGTGGTGGGACAGCAGCATCTGCTGGGGCCCGGCTCGCCCCTGCAGATGCTCGCCGCCGGCGGTAATGCCGGCGGCCCGGCCGGGCCTGCTTCAGTGATGCTCTGGGGCCCGCCCGGCACGGGGAAAACCACGCTCGCCCATGTGATTGCGCGCGGGCCGGGCCGGAAGTTCGTGGAACTCTCCGCCATCACCGCCGGTGTGAAGGACGTTCGACGGGTCATGGACCAGGCGCTGACGGACAGGGACCTGCACGGGCGCACCACAGTGCTGTTCCTGGATGAGATCCACCGCTTCAACAAGGCCCAGCAAGACGCGCTGCTGCCCGGGGTGGAGAACCGTTGGGTGGTATTGATTGCGGCAACCACCGAAAACCCGTCCTTCTCCGTTGTCTCCCCGCTGCTTTCACGTTCCATCCTGCTCACGCTCAAACCTCTGACAAGTGAGGACATCCAGGGGCTGCTGCTGAGGGCCCTTGATGACACGCGAGGGCTGGACGGGGTGGTGGCCCTGACCGACGAGGCCCTTGACCACCTGGTCCGGCTGGCCAGCGGCGATGCCCGCCGTGCCCTGACAACCCTCGAGGCTGCAGCCGGCGTGGCCCTCTCCGAAGATGCCGCCGCCGGGCCGCACGACGGCGGTGCCCCGGTACTGGTGGACTTGGCCATCGCCGAACGCGCCATCGACGCGGCCGCCGTCCGGTACGACAGGGCTGGGGACCAGCATTACGACATCATCAGTGCCTTCATCAAGTCTGTCCGCGGCTCCGACGTCGACGCCGCTCTGCACTACTTGGCCAGGATGCTGGAAGCGGGGGAGGACCCCCGCTTCATCAGCCGCCGCATCATGATCTCCGCCGCCGAGGACGTGGGTATGGCCGACCCAACCGCGCTGCAGACCGCCGTTGCCGCAGCGCAGGCCGTGGCGCTGATCGGGATGCCCGAGGCGCGGATCATCTTGGCCGAGGCCGTTGTGCACGTGGCCACGGCGCCGAAGTCCAACGCCGCCTACAACGGTATCAATGCCGCCATTGCCGACGTCCGGGCAGGCAAGGGAACCATGGTCCCGGCACCCCTGCGGGACGCGCATTACGCGGGATCGGCCGGGCTGGGGCACGGCAAGGGCTACATTTACTCCCACGATTCGCCCCACTCCATCGCCACCCAGCAGTATCCACCAGATGACCTGGTGGGCAAGAACTATTACGTGCCCACCGTCAACGGCGTGGAACGGGACCTAGGTGTTCGGGTGGAGCGGCTGCGCTCGATCATCCGCGGCACCGGTCCGGTGAAATAG
- a CDS encoding acVLRF1 family peptidyl-tRNA hydrolase, translating into MNPSTRTLRVPASRLTGWMERFAAAHQGVADTTDTDDGVLLEMCDGATALLSPPWPDEGRPGRGISLVGRLISLASQERRLGIVLVRRGGYAVGVSVGGKLLAHKVGTASARSRGGDQGAAMVERVAAQAAGAFSGENFEYLATGGDKQLVESALAVPALRRYAGLARLEPLPVTDPRMDVLIRATADFCSVRIRVTDGR; encoded by the coding sequence GTGAACCCCTCCACCCGCACCCTCCGTGTCCCTGCCTCTCGCCTCACCGGCTGGATGGAGCGATTCGCCGCCGCCCACCAGGGTGTGGCTGACACCACTGACACGGACGACGGCGTGTTGCTGGAAATGTGCGACGGCGCCACCGCGCTCCTGAGCCCACCATGGCCCGACGAGGGCCGGCCAGGCAGGGGTATCTCACTTGTGGGACGGCTGATTTCACTGGCGTCGCAGGAGCGCCGCCTGGGAATCGTGCTGGTGCGCCGGGGAGGATACGCGGTGGGCGTTTCGGTGGGCGGAAAGCTATTGGCGCACAAGGTGGGTACCGCCTCGGCACGGTCCCGTGGAGGGGACCAGGGCGCAGCCATGGTCGAGCGCGTGGCAGCGCAAGCCGCTGGTGCCTTCTCCGGGGAGAACTTTGAATACCTCGCGACCGGCGGTGACAAGCAGCTGGTGGAGTCCGCCTTGGCGGTTCCTGCCCTGCGCCGGTACGCCGGCCTTGCCCGCCTGGAACCACTTCCGGTCACGGACCCTAGGATGGATGTCCTGATACGGGCCACCGCGGATTTTTGCTCCGTTCGCATCCGTGTCACCGATGGCCGGTAG
- a CDS encoding lipopolysaccharide assembly protein LapA domain-containing protein, which yields MSHDPTPLPPEMPADSTGPASDQEQVKDQAQVKANRHSTPLPDGRSANTDVTRAGMVWVGVIAGLVILVLLIIFILQNQDRVEVHFFGMAGALSIGMALFIAAVAGGILVAIAGAVRILQLRRQRRRQAVRARSQPGSGARSGAAERPVPGATGQTEQ from the coding sequence ATGTCCCACGACCCAACGCCGCTTCCACCCGAGATGCCGGCCGATTCCACCGGGCCCGCCAGCGACCAAGAGCAGGTCAAAGACCAGGCGCAGGTCAAGGCTAATCGGCATTCCACGCCATTACCCGATGGGCGGTCAGCGAACACTGATGTGACCCGGGCTGGCATGGTGTGGGTGGGCGTCATCGCCGGGCTGGTGATCCTGGTGCTGCTGATCATCTTCATCCTGCAGAATCAAGATCGTGTGGAGGTGCACTTCTTTGGCATGGCTGGCGCACTTTCCATTGGCATGGCATTGTTCATTGCCGCAGTGGCCGGCGGGATTCTGGTTGCAATCGCCGGAGCAGTGCGGATCCTGCAACTGCGCAGGCAACGCCGACGCCAGGCCGTCCGAGCCCGGTCTCAGCCCGGATCTGGGGCCAGATCTGGGGCCGCTGAGCGGCCAGTGCCTGGGGCCACGGGGCAGACCGAGCAGTGA
- a CDS encoding DUF2254 domain-containing protein, translated as MTPRASGDTRIASLRDSLRSQLWPTPVAAVIVAIVAGQILPYLDQEVQDKVGPTVSAWIFGGGPAAASNLLQTIAGAMVTVTALTFSLTVVTLQLASSQFSPRLLRTFTSDRIVHRTLALFLSTFAFALTVMRSIRSSTTVDDGFVPKISTTVAFLLSVASVLALVGFLSHLARQIRVESMLKTVFDETESTLESIFPDTGTQNSSVAADSLGSGPEFRPIESCASGFLLTVNSAAICAAAAQAGALVVFAAAPGDSLVRGVPFASAADSGGGRLEEEAFLSLNRVVADNVDIGFERTSVQDATLGLQQLLDIACRALSPGINDATTAVHAIGHVSALLCGLAGRRTGFSPLLDDDGTVRVILKRPRLEDMLELTIRQLLRYAMDDPRSAERTISMLGELAWVDSGGRLARVLTSHRRRVAQALLNSPLEREESDRLVALVTATGSAFSKHWGRGAAGPDGNDNGQLP; from the coding sequence GTGACTCCGCGGGCAAGCGGCGACACCCGGATTGCCAGCCTGCGCGATTCACTGCGTTCACAATTGTGGCCCACACCCGTGGCAGCAGTCATTGTGGCCATTGTGGCCGGGCAGATACTGCCGTATCTCGACCAGGAGGTACAGGACAAGGTTGGCCCCACGGTCTCCGCCTGGATTTTCGGCGGCGGTCCGGCCGCGGCAAGCAACCTGCTGCAGACCATTGCCGGGGCCATGGTGACCGTCACCGCATTGACCTTCTCCCTGACGGTGGTGACACTTCAGCTAGCCAGCAGCCAGTTTTCGCCCCGACTGTTACGCACCTTCACCAGTGACAGGATTGTGCACCGCACGCTCGCCCTGTTTTTATCCACCTTTGCGTTTGCGCTGACGGTCATGCGCAGTATCCGCAGTTCCACCACCGTAGACGACGGATTCGTCCCCAAGATCTCCACCACCGTGGCGTTCCTGCTCTCGGTGGCCAGCGTGTTGGCGCTGGTGGGTTTCCTCTCCCATCTGGCCAGGCAAATACGAGTGGAGAGCATGCTCAAGACGGTTTTTGATGAGACCGAATCAACGTTGGAGAGCATCTTTCCCGACACAGGAACGCAGAATTCATCGGTTGCAGCGGATTCCCTGGGGTCCGGGCCCGAATTCAGGCCCATTGAAAGTTGCGCCTCCGGTTTCCTGCTCACGGTGAACAGTGCCGCAATCTGTGCCGCGGCAGCGCAGGCGGGTGCACTTGTCGTGTTTGCGGCGGCGCCGGGCGACTCGCTGGTCCGTGGAGTACCTTTCGCCAGCGCTGCCGACTCGGGTGGCGGCCGTCTTGAGGAGGAGGCATTTTTATCGCTCAACCGGGTGGTGGCCGACAACGTTGACATCGGGTTTGAACGCACCTCGGTGCAAGATGCCACGCTTGGTTTGCAGCAGCTATTGGACATTGCCTGCAGGGCCCTGTCCCCGGGCATCAACGATGCCACTACGGCCGTGCATGCCATCGGACACGTTTCGGCACTGCTGTGTGGACTTGCAGGCCGTCGCACCGGGTTCTCTCCCTTGCTGGACGACGACGGAACGGTCCGGGTGATCCTCAAGCGTCCACGGCTTGAAGACATGCTGGAGCTCACCATACGGCAGTTGCTGCGCTACGCCATGGATGACCCTCGGTCGGCAGAACGAACCATCAGCATGCTTGGTGAGCTGGCTTGGGTGGATAGCGGGGGGCGTCTGGCCCGCGTGCTGACCAGTCATCGACGAAGGGTGGCCCAGGCTCTGCTGAACAGCCCCCTGGAGAGGGAGGAGAGCGACCGCCTTGTGGCGCTTGTCACCGCAACCGGGAGCGCGTTCAGCAAGCATTGGGGGCGCGGTGCAGCGGGGCCTGACGGTAATGATAACGGCCAGCTTCCGTGA
- a CDS encoding GNAT family N-acetyltransferase: MSNCAGTVLDTLESLMDLAWPALESSTANGWKLRSAGSVTQRANSVWPFASPEDLPGALVQAVRWYADRRQPVIFQLTHRPENAALESVLDGLHYTRQSETIIMTAGTGPGDAAPYGYGVPGYRIVLGRTPSQEWLKLWWSVDGRGGAPERATACNIMLGAPSIYASVMDAQGRTVGTGRLALPSLVGGPGWGGIYSMAVHPTVRRLGIAAAVADALMVAGSEAGVSQHWLMVTAANTGARELYGRAGFTEAGRYHYRQAPLHRAPNAC, encoded by the coding sequence ATGAGCAACTGCGCTGGCACCGTCCTGGACACTCTTGAAAGCCTCATGGACCTGGCCTGGCCAGCCCTGGAAAGCTCGACGGCGAACGGGTGGAAGTTGCGCTCGGCGGGATCGGTGACGCAGAGGGCCAATTCGGTGTGGCCGTTCGCCTCCCCGGAGGACTTGCCCGGGGCCTTGGTGCAGGCCGTGCGCTGGTACGCCGACCGTCGCCAACCAGTCATCTTCCAGCTCACGCACCGCCCCGAGAATGCGGCACTGGAGAGCGTCCTGGACGGGCTGCACTATACGCGCCAGTCAGAGACCATCATCATGACGGCGGGAACAGGTCCAGGGGACGCGGCCCCTTATGGGTATGGGGTGCCCGGGTACCGGATCGTCCTGGGCCGCACGCCGTCGCAGGAGTGGCTAAAGCTGTGGTGGAGCGTTGACGGGCGGGGAGGCGCCCCGGAAAGGGCCACCGCCTGCAACATCATGCTGGGGGCGCCGTCGATCTACGCCTCCGTCATGGACGCGCAGGGCCGCACTGTTGGCACCGGCAGACTGGCGCTGCCAAGCCTCGTGGGCGGGCCCGGATGGGGCGGTATCTACAGCATGGCGGTGCACCCGACCGTTCGGCGCCTGGGTATCGCGGCGGCGGTCGCGGACGCGTTGATGGTCGCCGGATCGGAGGCTGGGGTGAGTCAGCATTGGCTCATGGTGACCGCCGCGAACACCGGGGCCAGGGAACTCTACGGGCGGGCAGGGTTCACGGAAGCTGGCCGTTATCATTACCGTCAGGCCCCGCTGCACCGCGCCCCCAATGCTTGCTGA
- the aspS gene encoding aspartate--tRNA ligase, whose translation MLRTHDLGSLRAEHIGETVTLSGWVARRRDHGGVAFLDLRDASGVSQIVVREEDVFHSLRNEYVLQITGVVSRRPDGNDNPALDTGEIEVIADTVVVLNEAAPLPFQVDEHVEVGEEARLKHRYLDLRRPGMQRNLRLRSEANRVARNLLHEQGYTEIETPTLTRSTPEGARDFVVPARLAPGSWYALPQSPQLFKQLLQVGGFEKYYQIARCYRDEDFRADRQPEFTQLDIEASFVDQDDIIALGEKIVSALWKLIDVEIPLPIARMTYRDAMARYGSDKPDLRFGQELTEMTEFFKDTGFGVFKAPYVGAVVMPGGASQPRRQLDAWQEWAKQRGAKGLAYVLYKEDGELTGPVAKNLTDTERAGLADAVGAKPGDCIFFAAGEVSPSRALLGAARVEIGHRTGLINPADWAFVWIVDAPMFEPAAAAVASGDVAVGAGKWTAVHHAFTSPKPEFMDTFDTDPESALAFAYDIVCNGNEIGGGSIRIHRNDVQKRVFEVMGLSSDEAEEKFGFLLEGFKFGAPPHGGIAIGWDRAVSLLAGVDSIRDVIAFPKSGGGYDPLTQAPAPITAQQRKEAGVDFKPEDKPEAKPGAK comes from the coding sequence GTGCTGCGCACACATGACCTGGGCTCCCTGCGGGCCGAGCATATCGGAGAAACTGTCACTCTCTCGGGGTGGGTTGCCCGCCGTCGCGACCATGGCGGCGTGGCTTTCCTTGACCTGCGTGACGCCTCGGGTGTCTCGCAGATCGTGGTGCGTGAAGAGGACGTGTTCCATTCGCTGCGCAACGAGTACGTGCTGCAAATCACCGGCGTCGTCTCCCGCCGCCCCGACGGCAACGATAACCCGGCCCTGGACACGGGTGAGATCGAAGTCATCGCCGATACCGTCGTTGTCCTTAACGAAGCAGCCCCGCTGCCATTCCAGGTGGACGAGCATGTGGAGGTCGGTGAGGAAGCCCGCCTCAAGCACCGCTACCTGGACCTGCGCCGTCCGGGCATGCAGCGCAACCTGCGCCTGCGTTCCGAGGCCAACCGGGTGGCCCGGAACCTGCTGCACGAGCAGGGCTACACCGAAATCGAGACCCCGACACTGACACGCTCCACCCCTGAGGGTGCCCGCGACTTCGTCGTGCCGGCGCGCCTGGCTCCGGGTTCCTGGTACGCGCTGCCGCAGTCCCCGCAGCTGTTCAAGCAGCTCCTGCAGGTCGGTGGCTTCGAGAAGTACTACCAGATCGCCCGCTGCTACCGCGACGAGGACTTCCGTGCGGACCGCCAGCCGGAGTTCACCCAGCTCGACATTGAGGCAAGCTTCGTTGACCAGGATGACATCATCGCCCTGGGTGAAAAGATCGTTTCCGCCCTGTGGAAGCTGATCGACGTCGAAATCCCGCTGCCGATTGCGCGCATGACCTACCGCGACGCCATGGCCCGCTACGGCTCAGACAAGCCTGACCTGCGCTTCGGCCAGGAACTGACGGAGATGACGGAGTTCTTTAAGGACACCGGATTTGGTGTGTTCAAGGCGCCTTACGTGGGCGCCGTGGTCATGCCCGGCGGTGCCTCACAGCCCCGCCGCCAGCTGGACGCCTGGCAGGAATGGGCCAAGCAGCGCGGCGCCAAGGGCTTGGCCTACGTCCTGTACAAGGAGGACGGCGAGCTGACCGGCCCGGTTGCCAAGAACCTGACGGACACCGAGCGTGCCGGCCTGGCCGACGCCGTGGGGGCCAAGCCCGGTGACTGCATCTTCTTCGCCGCCGGCGAGGTTTCCCCCTCACGCGCCCTGCTAGGTGCCGCCCGTGTTGAGATCGGCCACCGCACCGGCCTGATTAACCCAGCCGATTGGGCCTTCGTCTGGATTGTAGACGCCCCCATGTTTGAGCCCGCCGCCGCCGCCGTTGCTTCCGGTGACGTGGCTGTTGGCGCCGGTAAATGGACGGCAGTGCACCACGCGTTTACTTCGCCCAAGCCCGAGTTCATGGACACCTTCGACACCGACCCCGAGTCCGCGCTGGCATTTGCCTACGACATCGTGTGCAACGGCAACGAAATCGGTGGCGGTTCCATCCGTATCCACCGCAACGACGTACAAAAGCGTGTCTTTGAGGTCATGGGCCTGAGCAGCGACGAGGCGGAAGAGAAGTTCGGCTTCCTGCTCGAAGGCTTCAAGTTCGGCGCCCCGCCGCATGGCGGCATCGCCATCGGCTGGGACCGTGCCGTGTCCTTGCTGGCGGGTGTGGATTCAATTCGCGACGTCATCGCGTTCCCGAAGTCCGGCGGCGGCTACGACCCCCTGACGCAGGCTCCAGCACCCATTACGGCGCAGCAGCGCAAGGAAGCCGGCGTGGACTTCAAGCCCGAGGACAAGCCGGAAGCCAAGCCCGGAGCCAAGTAA